A single region of the Vicia villosa cultivar HV-30 ecotype Madison, WI linkage group LG4, Vvil1.0, whole genome shotgun sequence genome encodes:
- the LOC131600553 gene encoding uncharacterized protein LOC131600553 yields MEDYNKQISYGAPRSYSISYAQTQIGPKDLKFKKGKGDSSRSSISKSWSFGDDPEFQRKKRVASYKMYTVEGKVKGSFRKSFKWLKNRYWHVVYNLW; encoded by the coding sequence ATGGAGGATTACAACAAACAAATTTCTTATGGAGCACCTAGGTCTTATAGTATTTCCTATGCACAAACTCAAATTGGTCCTAAGGACTTGAAGTTTAAGAAAGGAAAAGGTGATTCATCAAGGTCTTCAATTTCTAAGTCTTGGAGCTTTGGTGATGATCCTGAATTTCAAAGGAAGAAAAGAGTTGCTAGCTATAAAATGTATACTGTGGAAGGGAAGGTGAAGGGTTCTTTTAGGAAGAGCTTCAAGTGGTTGAAGAATAGGTATTGGCATGTTGTTTATAATTTGTGGTGA